In Clostridium omnivorum, the DNA window TTATCCTTATTGCCTAAAACTACAAAAGCTAATGGTGCATTTGCTACTGGCTTTGAAAATGGGCTGGTTTCTGAAAGCTTTTTTAAAGTGTTCTTATCTTCAACTACTACAAACTCCCAAGCTTGTTGATTATACGCTGATGGAGCTTGCATAGCAGCTCTTAGTAGTTTTTCAACTTTTTCTTTTTCAACTTTAATATCCTTATAGGTTCTTACGCTTCTTCTGCTATTAATTATCTCCATTTTCATTTCCTCCAAGTCTATTTAATTCTTTCATATAAAGTTACGTCTGGTGAACTAACTCTAAATTTCCCTAGCATTGGTACAATTGTTTTATAGTGTTCGCTGTTATTATGTAATGCTATAGCTTCTTTGCTTTCCCATTCTTCCATAAAGGTAAGCACATTACTATTATTTATATCTTGATTCAAATAGTAGGATATGCAACCGGCTTCTTTTCTACTCTCATTTATAAGCTTTTCAGCTAAAGCTATGAATTCTTCTACTTTACCTTCTTTTATTTCACTCTTAGCAACAATAGTGATCATTTTACATCAACCTTCTTTCTAAATTATACTTCTGTGAACATTTTGATAAGTACCAAAATTCCATACTAGTATTATAACTTATTAACTTACTTTTGGGAAGTAAATTCTTTAAGGTGAGTTGATGCTTGTTTGTAATATAGTTGCAATACACAACAGTTTTGAGTTACAATTATATGGAGGTGATTAATTGGATAATAGAGAAAGTCACTACTTAAGGGAATTGATTAGAGTACTTGTAAGGAATTTAGGAATACTTGAAAAAGATGAAGCAACCTGCTGTGGAATAACAATTTCACAATGTCATGCAATTGTTGAAGTTGGAAGGGCAGAAGAAATTTCCTTGAATGAACTTGCTAAAACGTTGGAATTAGATAAAAGTACAATGAGTAGAACAATTAATAATCTTGTGGAAAGTGGTTTAGTGATTAGAGAATTACATCCGGAAGATAGAAGATATGTAACAATAAAGCTAACTGATAAAGGAAAGGAATTATATAAAAATACTGAAGGAAGTATGGAAAATTATTATAGAGATATTTTTATGTCAGTTCCAGAGAATAAAAGAGATCAGCTACTTGATAGTTTAAAAGTACTAACGGATGCAGTGAAGAAAAATAAAAATTGAAATTGTTGCTGAAGTTTTTGCTGGAGACAAGGTAAGGGGGTATAAGTGTTAGAAATAGATTTATTTAAAGGAAGTGTTTACAATGGACTATAAAATCGAAAAAATGACAGATGAAGATTGGGAGGGAGTAGCTAAAATCTATCTAGAAGGTATAAAAACAGGCAAAGCTACATTTCAATCTGAAATACCAAGCTATGATGCTTGGAATAATGGGCATGTTAAAACTTGTAGGTTGGTTGCTCGTAAGGGAAACGAGGTACTAGGATGGGGAGCTTTAAGCCCAACCTCAAGTAGATGTGTTTATGCTGGTGTTGCGGAAGTCAGCATATATATAGGAGAAGAATATAGGGGGAAAGGAATAGGGAGAACTCTTCTAAAGGCTTTAGTTAAAATGTCAGAAGAAAATGGATTTTGGACTTTGCAATCAGGTATTATAAAAGAAAACACTGCAAGTATAGAACTGCATAAAAGTTGTGGCTTCAGAGAAATTGGAATAAGAGAAAGAGTTGCTAAAATGAATAATGGAGCATGGCATGATGTAGTACTTATGGAACGTAGAAGTGATGTTACAGGAATAGATTAGATTCATTAAAATGAATTTTCTTCAAAGGGTGTAAATATAACCATATTTGCACTCTATTTTTTTATTCTTCTGCTAAGGAATGAATGATAGTATTATTTATCAAATACTAAATTGACAAATAAAAAAAGTAAGATTATTATGTATATATACGCATATGGATATATAAGGATGGAATGTTATAGGAGGAAAAGTTCTCATGATAAAATTGTATTTGTTGACAGGGTTCTTAGGAGCAGGCAAAACTACATTTTTAACTAATACTTTAGAACATTTAAAAGGGGAAAAAGTAGGAGTTATAATGAACGAATTTGGTAAGATAGGTATAGATGGTACTATCATTAAAAAAGATGGAATGGAACTTATTGAGATAAATAGAGGATCAATATTTTGCTCTTGTCTAAAGATTTCTTTTGCGCAGGCAATGATTGAAATGGCGGAACGTGAATTAGATTATTTGTTTGTAGAAAGCTCAGGCCTTGCTGACCCTTCTAATATTTATGAGATTTTAGGGGCAGTAACTTCTTTGAAGGGTGATGTATATGATTACAGTGGAGCTATATGTCTTGTAGATGCACCTAATTTTTTAGAGCAAATTAATGATTTAGAAACAGTAGAAAAGCAGCTTAAGCACTGTCATATGGTTATAGTAAACAAGGCTGATTTAGTCGATGAAGATACTCTAAAAAAAGTTATTGAAAAAATTAGAGAAATAAATAATAAGGTAGAAATAGAGATTACTTCTTTCGGAAAAACAGATTATAAGTTTTTAGAAAAGGATTTGATGTTAAATCAATGGGTCGAAGGTGAGGAAAGCAGCAATACTCCAGAAAATAAGCCTAAGACTTTAAATTTAACCTATGAAGGAGAAATTACAAAAGAACAGCTTACTGCATTTATAGATAAGATTTCTGGTGATGCCTTTAGAATAAAGGGGTTCTTTAAATTGGAAGATGGGTGGAATCAAGTTGATGTGGTAAATAAAAAAATAGATTACAAGCTTTCAACTACAGAAGAAACAACCTCACAAATAGTTATTATTTCAAAAATAGGGCCTAACATAATAAGACCTATTTTTAATGCATGGGAACAGGTAGTTGGAAAAGAAATGAAACTTAGATAGATATTACACAGAATTATAAGTTTAGGCGGAACGGTAAAGCTTTACCTATCCGCCTAATTTTATGTACATACGAAAATGTTATTTGTATAGAATAGTGTTATATAGACTAATGTATATGCTAGTGTTAATAATGCGTTAATAAACTTACGGTAAGTTGACGTTAACTATATAAAGGTCTATATTTTATATAGATGATTATCTATATATGGAGGCGATTGGGTGAAGCTAAATTATGACCAGAATGCAAAAATGATTAAAGCGCTATCAGATAGTAATAGACTAAAAATAGTTGATATATTGTCTTGTGGAGAAAAGTGTGCTTGTGATTTGTTAGAGCACTTTGATTTCACACAGCCCACACTTTCACATCACATGAAGGTGCTTTCTGATTGTGGTATTGTTCACTGTAGAAAAGAAGGGTTGTGGAATTATTATTCGCTTAATAATTCTAACTGCAATAAACTTATGCTATTTCTTATGAATCTTATTACAGATACAGATGACTGCATCTGTAAAGATAAATCTAAATGTGATTGTAAATAAAAAGGAGTGAATTGATATGAAAAAGATGATTGTTTTTGATCCAGCTATGTGCTGTTCAACAGGTGTATGTGGGCCGTCAGTAAATCCAGAATTATTAAGAGTTTCTACAGTGTTAAATAACTTAAAGAGCAAGGGAATAATTGTTGAAAGGCATAATCTAACTAATAATCCTCAAATATTTGTGGATAACAAGGAAATAAACAAAATTTTAAACGAAAAAGGCATCGATGTGCTTCCTGTTACCATGGTTGATGGTGTCATAGTAAAAACTAATGCTTATCCAACTAATGAAGAGTTTTGTAAACTATTAGATATCACAGAAGACTATCTAAAACCTACAATTAAAAAGCCAACTAAAGGCTGTGGTTGTAAAGGTGGATGCTGCTAAAAGAGAAATGAGGGATATTAATGTTTAAAAATTTTAATGTGAAGGACATAAACCTAACAAAATATTTATTCTTTACAGGAAAAGGTGGAGTTGGTAAGACTTCGACAGCTTGCGCAGTGGCAGTATCTTTAGCTGATAAGGGAAAGAAAATTATTCTTGTTAGTACAGACCCGGCGTCAAACCTACAGGATGTATTTAATACAGAATTAAATAATAAGGGAGTTGCCATAAAAGAAGTTTCAAATTTAATAGTTGCAAACTTTGAGCCAGAAGAAGCTGCTGCTGAGTATAGAGAAAGTGTAATAGCCCCTTATCGTGGAAAGCTTCCAGAAGTAGTTTTGAAAAATATGGAGGAACAGCT includes these proteins:
- a CDS encoding putative quinol monooxygenase; its protein translation is MITIVAKSEIKEGKVEEFIALAEKLINESRKEAGCISYYLNQDINNSNVLTFMEEWESKEAIALHNNSEHYKTIVPMLGKFRVSSPDVTLYERIK
- a CDS encoding MarR family winged helix-turn-helix transcriptional regulator gives rise to the protein MDNRESHYLRELIRVLVRNLGILEKDEATCCGITISQCHAIVEVGRAEEISLNELAKTLELDKSTMSRTINNLVESGLVIRELHPEDRRYVTIKLTDKGKELYKNTEGSMENYYRDIFMSVPENKRDQLLDSLKVLTDAVKKNKN
- a CDS encoding GNAT family N-acetyltransferase; amino-acid sequence: MDYKIEKMTDEDWEGVAKIYLEGIKTGKATFQSEIPSYDAWNNGHVKTCRLVARKGNEVLGWGALSPTSSRCVYAGVAEVSIYIGEEYRGKGIGRTLLKALVKMSEENGFWTLQSGIIKENTASIELHKSCGFREIGIRERVAKMNNGAWHDVVLMERRSDVTGID
- a CDS encoding CobW family GTP-binding protein translates to MIKLYLLTGFLGAGKTTFLTNTLEHLKGEKVGVIMNEFGKIGIDGTIIKKDGMELIEINRGSIFCSCLKISFAQAMIEMAERELDYLFVESSGLADPSNIYEILGAVTSLKGDVYDYSGAICLVDAPNFLEQINDLETVEKQLKHCHMVIVNKADLVDEDTLKKVIEKIREINNKVEIEITSFGKTDYKFLEKDLMLNQWVEGEESSNTPENKPKTLNLTYEGEITKEQLTAFIDKISGDAFRIKGFFKLEDGWNQVDVVNKKIDYKLSTTEETTSQIVIISKIGPNIIRPIFNAWEQVVGKEMKLR
- a CDS encoding ArsR/SmtB family transcription factor; the protein is MKLNYDQNAKMIKALSDSNRLKIVDILSCGEKCACDLLEHFDFTQPTLSHHMKVLSDCGIVHCRKEGLWNYYSLNNSNCNKLMLFLMNLITDTDDCICKDKSKCDCK
- the arsD gene encoding arsenite efflux transporter metallochaperone ArsD, whose product is MKKMIVFDPAMCCSTGVCGPSVNPELLRVSTVLNNLKSKGIIVERHNLTNNPQIFVDNKEINKILNEKGIDVLPVTMVDGVIVKTNAYPTNEEFCKLLDITEDYLKPTIKKPTKGCGCKGGCC